Proteins from one Telopea speciosissima isolate NSW1024214 ecotype Mountain lineage chromosome 1, Tspe_v1, whole genome shotgun sequence genomic window:
- the LOC122655620 gene encoding pentatricopeptide repeat-containing protein At4g14170-like, protein MAYMGKLVLGLMVFREMVGEGIQLDVVVMISLFFICSQLGWLRHGKNVHRWNIGRRLWLGLYLGRDVVLWAALILGCGMNGSVNVALDLFYLMCREGLVPTEITFVGILYACRYGGSVDQGFEYFKKMREVYGIMPKIEHYGGIVDLLTRAGWVQEAHDFIQNVPLDPNCMFIRYVLALHRIMDAERSQDPKEQAANEMASLIRDPNISTSFHLKFQQLSQPPLVCDNVGLNELLQPFDPGGYHNPMNATTQLPIMIRFVFDPGINVQALP, encoded by the coding sequence ATGGCTTATATGGGAAAACTGGTGTTGGGTTTGATGGTGTTTAGGGAGATGGTTGGTGAAGGTATTCAGCTTGATGTTGTGGTTATGATTAgcttgttttttatttgtagCCAATTAGGCTGGCTGAGACATGGTAAGAATGTCCACAGGTGGAATATTGGGAGGCGTCTGTGGCTAGGATTGTATTTAGGAAGAGATGTGGTTTTGTGGGCTGCATTGATATTGGGGTGTGGGATGAATGGAAGTGTCAATGTTGCTTTAGATCTCTTTTATCTGATGTGCAGGGAGGGATTGGTTCCCACTGAGATTACCTTTGTTGGGATCTTGTATGCTTGCAGGTATGGTGGAAGCGTGGATCAGGGATTTGAGTACTTCAAGAAGATGAGGGAAGTATATGGGATCATGCCTAAGATAGAACATTATGGTGGCATTGTTGATTTGCTTACTAGGGCAGGGTGGGTACAAGAAGCACATGATTTTATTCAAAATGTGCCACTGGATCCCAATTGCATGTTTATTAGATATGTTCTAGCACTTCACAGGATCATGGATGCGGAAAGGTCTCAAGATCCTAAGGAACAGGCTGCAAATGAAATGGCTTCATTAATTAGAGATCCCAATATATCAACTTCATTCCATTTGAAATTTCAGCAACTTTCCCAACCGCCACTTGTTTGTGATAATGTTGGACTGAATGAGCTCCTTCAACCTTTTGATCCAGGTGGATACCACAACCCCATGAATGCCACCACCCAGCTGCCGATTATGATACGTTTTGTGTTTGATCCGGGGATCAATGTACAAGCTTTACCGTAG